In the genome of Pseudomonas sp. P5_109, one region contains:
- the mnmE gene encoding tRNA uridine-5-carboxymethylaminomethyl(34) synthesis GTPase MnmE, with amino-acid sequence MSVPRETIAAVATAQGRGGVGIVRISGPLASVAAKAFSGRELKPRFAHYGPFFSENDEVLDQGIALYFPGPNSFTGEDVLELQGHGGPIVLDMLLKRCLELGCRLARPGEFSERAFLNDKLDLAQAEAIADLIEASSAQAARNALRSLQGAFSSRVHNLTEQLIGLRIYVEAAIDFPEEEIDFLADGHVLSMLDKVRDELSTVIREAGQGALLRDGMTVVIAGRPNAGKSSLLNALAGREAAIVTEIAGTTRDVLREHIHIDGMPLHVVDTAGLRDTDDHVEKIGVERALKAIGEADRVLLVVDATAPEALDPFALWPEFLEIRPDPAKVTLIRNKADLTGEAIALEVSEDGHVTISLSAKSGGGGLELLRDHLKACMGYEQTSESSFSARRRHLEALRHASAALEHGRAQLTLAGAGELLAEDLRQAQHSLGEITGAFSSDDLLGRIFSSFCIGK; translated from the coding sequence ATGAGCGTTCCTCGTGAAACCATCGCCGCTGTCGCCACCGCTCAAGGTCGCGGCGGAGTAGGCATCGTGCGTATTTCCGGGCCGTTGGCCAGCGTTGCGGCCAAGGCCTTCAGTGGTCGCGAGCTCAAGCCGCGATTTGCCCACTACGGTCCGTTTTTCAGTGAAAATGACGAAGTATTGGACCAGGGCATCGCGCTGTATTTTCCAGGGCCAAACTCGTTTACCGGCGAAGATGTGCTGGAGCTGCAAGGTCATGGCGGCCCGATCGTTCTGGATATGCTGCTCAAGCGTTGCCTGGAACTGGGTTGCCGGCTCGCCCGACCGGGGGAATTCAGCGAACGCGCGTTCCTCAACGACAAACTGGACCTCGCCCAGGCCGAGGCCATTGCCGACCTGATTGAAGCCAGTTCTGCCCAGGCTGCGCGAAACGCGTTGCGCTCCTTGCAGGGGGCTTTCTCGTCACGTGTGCATAACCTCACCGAGCAACTGATCGGCCTGCGGATCTATGTCGAAGCGGCCATCGATTTCCCGGAAGAGGAAATCGACTTCCTCGCCGATGGCCACGTCCTGAGCATGCTCGACAAAGTGCGCGACGAGTTATCCACCGTCATCCGTGAAGCCGGGCAGGGTGCCTTGCTGCGCGATGGCATGACCGTAGTCATTGCCGGTCGTCCGAATGCCGGTAAATCCAGCCTGCTCAATGCACTGGCCGGGCGTGAAGCGGCAATCGTGACCGAAATTGCCGGCACTACCAGGGACGTCCTGCGTGAACATATCCACATCGATGGCATGCCGCTGCACGTAGTGGATACCGCCGGTCTGCGCGATACCGATGACCATGTGGAAAAAATCGGCGTCGAGCGTGCCTTGAAAGCCATCGGCGAAGCGGATCGGGTATTGCTGGTGGTCGATGCCACGGCACCGGAAGCCCTCGATCCGTTCGCACTCTGGCCGGAATTTCTGGAAATCCGTCCCGATCCGGCAAAAGTCACCCTGATCCGCAACAAGGCTGACCTTACGGGCGAAGCGATTGCCCTGGAAGTCAGCGAAGACGGTCACGTCACGATCAGCCTGAGCGCCAAGTCCGGAGGGGGTGGCCTGGAGCTGCTGCGTGATCACCTCAAGGCCTGCATGGGCTATGAACAAACGTCCGAAAGCAGCTTCAGCGCTCGCCGGCGACACCTTGAGGCGCTGCGGCATGCCAGTGCAGCCCTCGAGCATGGTCGTGCGCAATTGACCCTGGCCGGTGCTGGTGAGCTGCTGGCCGAGGATTTGCGTCAGGCTCAGCACTCGCTGGGAGAAATCACCGGCGCTTTCAGCTCTGACGATCTGTTGGGGCGAATTTTCTCCAGTTTCTGTATCGGTAAATAG